A genome region from Eurosta solidaginis isolate ZX-2024a chromosome 2, ASM4086904v1, whole genome shotgun sequence includes the following:
- the LOC137239629 gene encoding protein-lysine N-methyltransferase CG9154: MEDNDIILPADTLKILNEFLQEKAQREKEELDRIESKAACTETMFEEDWQLSQFWYSETTKQTFGQVVGKLLAEEVKNQKSYSIALLSCPSLYGTVKKVHENVKIFEYDKRFSAYGDDFVYYDFNKANDVDYMQEYKDSFDLIIADPPFLSEECITNISKIIHNLEKQTNTKIIFCSGAIVEQWLTKCLKLKKCVFEPTHERNLGNEFVTYANFDLDKYINL, encoded by the exons ATGGAGGACAACGATATTATTTTGCCGGCGGACACATTAAAGATACTTAATGAATTTCTGCAAGAGAAAGCGCAACGCGAAAAAGAGGAGCTAGATCGAATAGAAAGCAAAGCGGCCTGCACGGAGACGATGTTCGAAGAAGACTGG CAATTGAGTCAGTTTTGGTATAGTGAAACGACCAAGCAAACATTTGGGCAAGTAGTCGGCAAACTATTAGCCGAAGAGGTAAAGAACCAAAAGAGCTACAGCATTGCGCTACTATCCTGCCCTTCATTGTATGGCACTGTAAAGAAAGTGCATGAAAATg TGAAAATATTCGAGTATGATAAACGCTTTTCGGCTTATGGCGATGACTTTGTTTATTATGATTTCAACAAAGCTAACGATGTTGACTACATGCAGGAATACAAAGATTCGTTTGATCTTATCATTGCTGATCCACCATTCTTATCTGAAGAATGTataacaaacatttcaaaaatcatACATAATttagaaaaacaaacaaatacaaaaattatattttgttctGGCGCTATTGTTGAACAATGGCTTACGAAATGCTTGAAATTGAAGAAATGCGTCTTTGAGCCAACGCATGAACGTAACTTGGGTAATGAATTTGTTACGTATGCTAATTTTGATTtagataaatatataaatttatag